The following are encoded together in the Planococcus antarcticus DSM 14505 genome:
- a CDS encoding aminotransferase class I/II-fold pyridoxal phosphate-dependent enzyme: MSQLETPLFDALLKHRNRHPIQFHIPGHKKGQGVDPAFREFVGDNILSIDLINIAPLDDLHSPKGAIKKAQELAAEAFGADHTFFSVQGTSGAIMTMILSVVGPNDKILVPRNVHKSIMSAIVFAGAIPIFIHPEVDPELGISHGISAEAVEKALIEYPDTKAVLVINPTYFGIAADLKRIVDIAHARNVPVLVDEAHGVHIHFHKSLPISAMAAGADMAATSVHKLGGSMTQSSVLNVREGLVSPKRVQSTLSMLTTTSTSYPILASLDTARRQLAINGYDLIDRTIRLSQDARKRINKIPHLHCVGKELLNSSATFDLDPTKLLISVKNLGITGHQAEEWLRENANIEIELSDLYNILCLVTIGDSRKELNLLINALQRMTGALESEAVVVEPVVLLPDIPRLAMTPRDAFYATTEVISINDAVGRISAEFIMVYPPGIPIFIPGEIITEENINYIHMNVAAGLPVQGPEDDTLQMLRVIKEQQAIR, translated from the coding sequence TTGTCTCAATTAGAAACTCCGTTATTTGATGCACTTTTAAAGCATCGAAACCGGCACCCGATCCAATTCCATATACCTGGCCATAAAAAAGGACAGGGCGTAGATCCCGCATTCCGAGAATTTGTCGGGGATAATATTCTTTCCATTGATTTAATTAATATCGCTCCTCTGGACGATTTACATTCACCAAAAGGCGCGATTAAAAAAGCTCAAGAGCTAGCTGCCGAAGCTTTTGGAGCAGATCATACATTCTTTTCTGTACAAGGGACAAGTGGTGCGATTATGACCATGATTCTTAGCGTCGTTGGTCCCAATGACAAGATCTTGGTACCACGAAATGTCCATAAGTCTATTATGTCTGCTATTGTTTTCGCTGGCGCCATCCCGATTTTCATCCATCCTGAAGTAGATCCCGAACTTGGAATATCTCATGGAATTTCAGCAGAAGCAGTAGAAAAAGCATTGATTGAATATCCGGACACTAAAGCAGTGCTAGTCATAAATCCGACTTATTTTGGCATAGCCGCTGATTTAAAACGGATTGTCGACATTGCCCATGCACGGAATGTGCCTGTTTTAGTTGATGAAGCACACGGCGTTCACATCCATTTCCACAAATCTTTGCCTATTTCAGCGATGGCAGCAGGTGCGGATATGGCCGCGACTTCTGTTCATAAACTAGGCGGTTCCATGACACAAAGTTCCGTGCTCAATGTGCGAGAAGGACTAGTATCACCAAAACGTGTACAGTCGACTCTATCCATGCTGACCACAACATCGACGTCGTATCCAATCTTGGCATCTCTTGATACCGCACGCCGTCAATTAGCAATCAATGGTTACGACTTAATTGACCGGACGATCCGCTTGTCTCAGGATGCTCGAAAACGCATCAATAAAATTCCTCACCTGCACTGTGTAGGCAAAGAATTGTTGAATTCATCAGCTACTTTTGATTTGGACCCAACAAAGTTGTTGATTAGTGTCAAAAACCTTGGCATTACTGGTCATCAGGCTGAAGAATGGCTGAGAGAAAACGCCAACATTGAAATCGAACTTTCCGATTTGTATAATATTCTGTGCCTCGTCACAATTGGCGATAGCCGCAAAGAATTGAATTTATTAATCAATGCTCTTCAACGTATGACTGGGGCATTGGAAAGTGAGGCCGTTGTAGTTGAACCAGTCGTACTGCTTCCGGATATCCCAAGGCTTGCCATGACACCGCGCGACGCTTTTTATGCAACAACCGAAGTCATTTCAATCAATGATGCCGTCGGACGCATTTCCGCTGAATTCATAATGGTCTACCCACCCGGCATTCCTATTTTCATTCCTGGTGAAATCATAACCGAAGAAAATATTAACTATATTCATATGAACGTAGCCGCCGGATTACCCGTACAAGGACCAGAAGACGATACGCTGCAAATGCTGCGCGTAATTAAAGAACAACAAGCGATTAGGTAA